The genome window CGGCGGGGATGACGGTCTCGGCTTACCACTTTGTGCGCTTTACGACTGCTGCACAGGCTCAAGCAGAGGCCCAGCTCTTTGCCCGGACGGCTCGTGCGGTTGGGTTGGGGAATGATACGCTGATGATTGCGGACGTCGAAAGCGTTCCCCAGACACAATACGCGGGGATTGTCAACAACTTGAATGTCTTCTGGCAAACGCTGAGTTCGCTGGGCTTCAATAACCACGGGGTCTACACCGGTCTGTACTATGACCAGCAGTACAACGTTAGCTCCACGGTCGGTAAGGCCCGGACCTGGGTTGCCATGTACTACCTGGACTACTCCGCTAATGCAACCCGGAGTAACTACATACGGAGCTTGGGCTACGGGGCTTGGCAGTATACTGACAGATGGAATGGTATTGATGGCTCCATTGACTTTGGGATGTTTGCAAACTATGCCGGCCACCAGACGACTAGTGCAGCGAACTTGGATAACTTTAGTATTAACGCCAATAACAACACCCTCGATGTTGCCGGCTGGTTTGCTGATAACAACAATCAGGGGAAGGGCAACCGTTATGTGATTTTACTGGATCAGGACAACGGTAACCGGGAACTGGTCCGGCAACAGGTTCAGGCAGTGAGCCGTCCAGATGTTGCCAATGCTTATCCTGATATTTATGGTACTAATAATTCCGGTTTCAACGCTAGTTTTGCCTTAACTGGTAGCTTGGCAGATGCAATTGCTAACGGTCATCATATTAGAGTTCTAATCCGCTACACTAGCTCGGCTGATGGTAATAGCGACTACAATGACCACACCTTTGATGGGGCAGTACTGAACAAGAACGTCGCCTTCTTAGATAATATGACGACTAGTGCCGCTGGAATCTATGTTGCCGGTTGGCATGCGGCTGACCAGAGTATTAATCGACCATACCATTACGTCATTTTGTATGATGCTACCACTAAATCTGAAATCGCACGGCAACAGATTGACAGCATTAACCGAAAAGATGTTGAACGTGTCAATTCGGACGTTTACAACAGTGCTAATTCAGGGTTCAGTGCCAATTTCTTGATGAATACTGCCCTCCGAACAGCAATTCAAAATGGTGATGCCATTCAAGTGATCAGTCGCTATACTGATGATGCTAATGGGGATGGCAATATGGTTGACTACTGGTTTGCCCCGCAGTCTTATAACCAGAACCAGGCTTGCATAGATGACTTTAGTATCTACAACAATCAGTTACGGGTCACTGGCTGGCATGCGGCAGATCAGTCGGTGGTAGAACCAATTCAGTGGATTATCTTGATTGATAACCAAACTGGAAAAGAAATTACACGAGCCAAGGCTATTACGACTAGTCGTAGTGATATCCAAGCAGTTTATCCTAATATTTTAAATGCTAATAATTCCGGTTTCACTGCTAGTTTCGATATTGTAAATATTCCCGCATTGCGTGCTGCAATTCTGGCGGGTCATTCACTAAAAGCGGTTGCTCGGTATTCTGATGATAATCAGTGGGGTGAAGGGCACCGGGTAGATTACTGGTTTAACAATAATGTCAAGAATTTCTATAATAGCCAGAGTGCCCAACAGCTTGAAACATTTGGTGTCAATGGTAATAATATTGTAGCCACTGGTTGGTATGCGGATAGCAGGAGCGTGGCTGCCAAGGCAATGTACATTATCCTATTTGATGCAACCACTAATCACGAGTTAGGGCGGCAAAAAGTAAATTCTTCTGATTGCCAACGTCCGGATATTGCTAGTTCAAACAGTAGTATTGCTAACGCAGAGATGAGTGGCTTCAAGGCTAGTTTCAGCATTAGTAATCCTAATATTGCGCAAGCACTCAAGAATGGGGACCGTCTTCAAGTTGTTGCGCGGTACACTGATGATGAGCAATGGGGAGAAGGCAATTACGCCCAATACTGGTTTGCACCACAGAGCCTCCAGAGTAACGAGGGCTTCTTAGACTCCATGCGGGTCAATAGTAACGGTAGTATTCAGGCTACTGGTTGGCATGCTAGTAATCAAGTAGCTGGCCGACCGTACCACTACGTAATTCTATACGACGCAACTACTGGGCATGAGTTAACACGGACTAACGTTGAAAATATTATTCAACGTCCCGACGTTCAAAAAGCATACCCGGGCATTTATAATAGTTTGAATTCAGGATTTAACGTCAACTTTGCTAGTTCTCCGGCTATTCGTCAGGCAATCAATGAAGGCCACAACCTTCAGATTATTGATCGTTATAGTGCTGACAACTATGGTAATAGTGACTACGTAGACTACTGGTTCACTCCGCGGCGTCTATCCCTGTAATATAATATCTATATCTATCTGTTGTATTAAGTTAAAAGCACCTCACAGGTAAACATGTGAACAAACAGAAAAGGCGTCATCAGCAGAAGCCGATGGCGCCTTTTCTAATGTTATTGAGAATGTTTTGAGCGACTACTCTACCATTTTGAGATAGTGTTTCGCCTCAGCAGGCGATAGCTGATAAGTATCGCTAAGGCTACTGAGAATTTCACTTTTAGCAATTCCTAGGTTATGCAGTAGCTTAGCAGTAAGTTTAATGTCTTTTGTTTGCTGGTGGGCTTTTCCTTCTGCTAACCCTTTTTCCATGCCTTCGTTTCGGGCGTCCATCAAGTCCAGTTCGTATTTCATAAAGAGTCGCCGCCTTCCTGGGTCCTGCTTAATTCTATCCATTTCATCGACAATTTGGCTAACAAGGGGGTCGCCTGCAATAACCTGGTTGTGCATGAGTTTAAGGAAAACTTGTAGCTTTATATTATCACGAAAATTAGTTGCTTTGGCATTAAAAACGATTAGTTGTTGTCCTGTTCCGGCAGCTAATTGGCAATTGTCAGCCGCTTCCACTTAGCAGCAGCCATTTGCAATTATTCTTCTCGATTTATCATCTAACTTCCTCCTTGTACTAATTAAATACGGGAGAATGATGAGATTGCATGATATTAGCATTACTAAAAAGCAAGCCACCCAAACGTAGCTTGCTTTTATTACTTAGTATTCAGCTTCAAATGATGAGGAACGAGTTCGGGATGAACTTGAGTGTCCACCAGAAACCGTATCGTTGCCATTCCCGCTGCCGGGGTCGTTGTAAGAAGCACCGCCAGGCAGGATAAAGTCAGTGTTGTTATAGCCGTCGTAGTTTGGCTGGGACTTGTACATCCGGGTTTCGTGGTTGGTTACCGTTACCGGCTTCAAGCCGAGCTGCTTCCGGACCAGTTTGGAAATTCGGTTGATCTCCTTTGGGCTGGCGATTTGGAAGGAAACCCCGTCAATCGTGGCGTTTTGCCCTTGGAAGTGGTAAGTAGAGACGTTATTCATCGCGCTGTGGTAATTACCATATAAGGTGGCAATGTCATCAATTGGGATGTTGGTCTTTACCCCGTCCCCAACGGCGTCCATGATCTTGTTGGCCGAGCTGATGGAGCCGGACTTCTTAAACTTGGTGATGACACTCGACAAGATTTGTTGCTGCCGTTTCTGCCGGCCATAATCGTTATTCGGGTCCTCATAGCGCATCCGGGAATACTTTAGTGCTTGTTCCCCATTCAGGTGTTGCTTGCCCTTCTTGAAGTGGTGCCCCTCGTAAGTGAAGGCAAACGGGTTATCAACCTCGACGCCGCCGAGGGAGTTAACGACCTTCTTGAGGACGCCCATGTTGATGACCGCATAGTAGTCGATTGGCACATCAAGCAGTTCACTGACCTGCTTAACGGTCTGCTTAGGACCGCCAATCGAGTAAGCGGCGTTGATTTTGACGTAATCAGCACCATCATCGGTGTTGACCCGGACTAAGGTATCCCGGGGGATACTGGTCATCGTGATCCGTTTCGTTTTGGGGTTGATGGTAAATAACTCAATTGAGTCGGTGTTACCTCCCTTGTTTCCCCGGTCGAGAGCCCCGACGTCGGTCCCCATGGCGAGGACGGAAACGGGTTCACCCTTTTGGAGTTTCTTGCTGATTTTGCCATCACCGTTACTAAAGACTCCGGTTGCCATCTGGTGGACTTTGTGGTATTCGTACAGGCCGCCGGCAGCCACGAGGACGATCAGCAGCCAGATTAACCACTTCATCCATTTAGGCGCGTGGTAGTGGTGCTTTTCAGGAACCGGCGGCGGGGTTGGTCGTCCGCCCCCTTGCAGGTGTGGGCGTCGGTGGTGGTGCTCGTGCGGCTCGCTATGATGAGCATTTTCGTAGATTTTCTTTTCTAGTCTTTTACGGTATTCTTCGCGCGATTCGCGATGATCGTTATTGTCCATTACAAATGTACCCCTGTAAATTATTTCTAACGTTACCTAATATAGCAAAGAATGTTGGGGCAATTCAATGCCATAATAGTAGTTTAACTTTTCCATAAACTTTTATAAAGACTCTCCGGAAAAATTTCGTAATTGCGACTCGTTGATTTCTAAACTTGAAGAAAGAAAATGTTTAGGTGATAATAGTTTAGATAATCAAAAAGAGGAATCTAAGAAATGCGAAAAGTGAAGAGCAACCTGATTTGGATAGTAATTTTATTTTGGCTTGGTGGAGCACAGGTTTACTGGAACTTAGCCCCACATCTTGCAAGCTATAATACGGCGAGCTTGCATACCAGCGCGTACCTAATCCTAAAGGGGCTGACCTTGGTTGGCCCCGACCTGCTGGTCATCCTGCTGGGGTACTATGTTTACCATTGTTCACATAAAGAGTCAATGGTGATTACAACCTGGCTAAACACGCTGGTACTGGGTTGCCTGCTTAGCCTGATGATTGCGTTAACGAACAACGACATCAGCTATTACCCATTGACGATTTATAGTAGTATGCTACCAGTTCTTCGGAATTCTTATCCTCTAATTACAGGAATTATGCTGGGGATAGTTGCTTCTAGTATTATTTCTTCAAAGCCCCCAAAGCAGCGGCAGTTAGTAGCACTGCTTTGGGGTATTCTCGCTGTGCCGTTCTTTAACCCGGTTAATGTGTGGGGGTGGAACGATAATTTTTTGGCGCTATTCTACGCTTGCCTGTTTATTCTGGGCGGTAATTTGAAACCCGCCAAGAAGCTCTGGCAGTGGGGCGGCTTCGCTTTTGCTAGTTTAAGTGCTGCTCTGCTCATCCAAGGATTAATGCCCTTTCTTAGCCTTGACGGCTCGACCATCAATCGTTTTACGACGGTTACCAATGTTCTGAATGTGGTAACGGCATATATGATAGCTGGACTGCTGGTCAATGTGCTGGTAAAGCCGGTGCCTAATTACCTCTTATCTGTAGCCGTTATTTTAACAAATAGTTCTGTGCTCGCTGTATTAGCCGCACTTGCTGACGAAAAAATAGTTGCTCATTCTACAGTCCGGACCGCAGTGCTGACTGTAATAGTAATCGCTCTTGCCCTTTGTATTGCGGGAGCATGGCAGTGGCTTCTGCACAGACGGTGGGCGCGAAGAATAATTCAGCGGATTGACCAATTTGCGTCACAAGATTTTGCTGGACAAAGAGTAGCAGTAAGGAAGACACTAAGGAAACTTGACCCAGATTTAATGTTAGCTGCTATTTCCTATATTGTAGCGGTTGCTTCAATGTTGCTGATGAATGATAGCTGGCGAATTCAGCCGAACGTCGGCCCGGACTACAATATTATTACTTACGCCTTTACACAACGGGGGCTACTGTTATTGCTGGCAACACTCCTCATCTTCACGGTCGTTAAGTTTATTCAGGCGATCAGCAAGCGGTACTGGCTTAGCCTGGCGGTTGTGATTATGATTAGTTGCGCCTTTATAATTGCCAACCGTGAAAAGATTGCTGCTCGTAACGAACCGCTTTTGCCATCGGATATGGCAATGGTAAGGGTAGCGGGAAGCCTTTTTGGAATGGTTGCTCCGGCTCTTTGGATTGGTGTTGGAACGGGACTGGTTATCTTAGTCGGGCTGGTTTATTGGCTGGAAAAGAAGCACCCGGTCGAGCTGGCGTTTAAGAAATACTGGCGACTGACTTATCTCCTACTAGCACCGTTCCTCTTTGCCAGTTGTTTGTTTTGGAACCATTCTGGGACACCATTGAATAACCTCTTAACGTCCTTGGGTGACCAGCCAATGTTTTACAACCAGTTAAGTGGTGCACGGATTAACGGCCCACTAATTCAGTTTATGAATAACGTTGACGTCAGGGTGATGGATCAGCCCGCTGGCTATTCTCGAGCCCGGATGGAACAGATTGTTAACAAGTATCAGAAACAGGCGGGAAGGATTAACAACCACCGGCAAAATGAGCTATCCCAGCAGACGGTTATTTTCAACCTGAGTGAAAGTTTCTCTGACCCGAACCGAGTTCCGGGAGTTAAGCTGAAAAGCAACCCAATCCCTGCAATCAAGGAATTGCAAAAAAATAATACAGGGGGGGTGATGATTAGTTCTGGCTATGGTGGTGGAACGGCCAACATGGAATATATGACCTTGACGGGTTATAGTATCAGTAACTTTTCGCCGACCCTGCCAGTTCCGTATACCCAGCTGGTTAATAAGCTGAAGGCCAACCCTTCCATCGTGGATAGCTTTAACCACGCGGTGGCTATTCACCCGTATATCGGTACCTT of Limosilactobacillus oris contains these proteins:
- a CDS encoding GH25 family lysozyme gives rise to the protein MEAKKRFKLYKSGKLWCCAAVAFGVMAFGTVNGQADDVTPATTTSQVSAAASQVATPTASTDSTTNATPESTVTAGTQTSGTAANDKTTAKSATAAATTTLNVQQVSATPVSANAVTTAAYAASNNLSTADTIDISAYQPNISEETFRQYHNQGINNVVVKLSESTGWTSGPAQQQVSRAQAAGMTVSAYHFVRFTTAAQAQAEAQLFARTARAVGLGNDTLMIADVESVPQTQYAGIVNNLNVFWQTLSSLGFNNHGVYTGLYYDQQYNVSSTVGKARTWVAMYYLDYSANATRSNYIRSLGYGAWQYTDRWNGIDGSIDFGMFANYAGHQTTSAANLDNFSINANNNTLDVAGWFADNNNQGKGNRYVILLDQDNGNRELVRQQVQAVSRPDVANAYPDIYGTNNSGFNASFALTGSLADAIANGHHIRVLIRYTSSADGNSDYNDHTFDGAVLNKNVAFLDNMTTSAAGIYVAGWHAADQSINRPYHYVILYDATTKSEIARQQIDSINRKDVERVNSDVYNSANSGFSANFLMNTALRTAIQNGDAIQVISRYTDDANGDGNMVDYWFAPQSYNQNQACIDDFSIYNNQLRVTGWHAADQSVVEPIQWIILIDNQTGKEITRAKAITTSRSDIQAVYPNILNANNSGFTASFDIVNIPALRAAILAGHSLKAVARYSDDNQWGEGHRVDYWFNNNVKNFYNSQSAQQLETFGVNGNNIVATGWYADSRSVAAKAMYIILFDATTNHELGRQKVNSSDCQRPDIASSNSSIANAEMSGFKASFSISNPNIAQALKNGDRLQVVARYTDDEQWGEGNYAQYWFAPQSLQSNEGFLDSMRVNSNGSIQATGWHASNQVAGRPYHYVILYDATTGHELTRTNVENIIQRPDVQKAYPGIYNSLNSGFNVNFASSPAIRQAINEGHNLQIIDRYSADNYGNSDYVDYWFTPRRLSL
- a CDS encoding LTA synthase family protein; translation: MRKVKSNLIWIVILFWLGGAQVYWNLAPHLASYNTASLHTSAYLILKGLTLVGPDLLVILLGYYVYHCSHKESMVITTWLNTLVLGCLLSLMIALTNNDISYYPLTIYSSMLPVLRNSYPLITGIMLGIVASSIISSKPPKQRQLVALLWGILAVPFFNPVNVWGWNDNFLALFYACLFILGGNLKPAKKLWQWGGFAFASLSAALLIQGLMPFLSLDGSTINRFTTVTNVLNVVTAYMIAGLLVNVLVKPVPNYLLSVAVILTNSSVLAVLAALADEKIVAHSTVRTAVLTVIVIALALCIAGAWQWLLHRRWARRIIQRIDQFASQDFAGQRVAVRKTLRKLDPDLMLAAISYIVAVASMLLMNDSWRIQPNVGPDYNIITYAFTQRGLLLLLATLLIFTVVKFIQAISKRYWLSLAVVIMISCAFIIANREKIAARNEPLLPSDMAMVRVAGSLFGMVAPALWIGVGTGLVILVGLVYWLEKKHPVELAFKKYWRLTYLLLAPFLFASCLFWNHSGTPLNNLLTSLGDQPMFYNQLSGARINGPLIQFMNNVDVRVMDQPAGYSRARMEQIVNKYQKQAGRINNHRQNELSQQTVIFNLSESFSDPNRVPGVKLKSNPIPAIKELQKNNTGGVMISSGYGGGTANMEYMTLTGYSISNFSPTLPVPYTQLVNKLKANPSIVDSFNHAVAIHPYIGTFYNRTSVYQKFGFDQFFYLGSKDKIRHQYRIDNSPYLSDQTAYQNVFDQLKSYRHGQFINLVTMQNHFPYSDNYYRHLNRYRSVGVSNGTSANEVDEFSTEIHYTNNAVKHFIKQIDGINRPITIVFYGDHLPGIYQNNMAKDGVKLHETEYFIYSNKYARAHGAKNFKQGTAVVSPNDFIAMVAKQTNSKVTWYQALLTDVFEKLPAMAKNVEAKGDVNTAKAVARTDFVNDQGKLVKESSLTKQQKQLLQDYRLVQYDVTAGKKYMLKYLK
- a CDS encoding LCP family protein gives rise to the protein MDNNDHRESREEYRKRLEKKIYENAHHSEPHEHHHRRPHLQGGGRPTPPPVPEKHHYHAPKWMKWLIWLLIVLVAAGGLYEYHKVHQMATGVFSNGDGKISKKLQKGEPVSVLAMGTDVGALDRGNKGGNTDSIELFTINPKTKRITMTSIPRDTLVRVNTDDGADYVKINAAYSIGGPKQTVKQVSELLDVPIDYYAVINMGVLKKVVNSLGGVEVDNPFAFTYEGHHFKKGKQHLNGEQALKYSRMRYEDPNNDYGRQKRQQQILSSVITKFKKSGSISSANKIMDAVGDGVKTNIPIDDIATLYGNYHSAMNNVSTYHFQGQNATIDGVSFQIASPKEINRISKLVRKQLGLKPVTVTNHETRMYKSQPNYDGYNNTDFILPGGASYNDPGSGNGNDTVSGGHSSSSRTRSSSFEAEY